From a single Drosophila sulfurigaster albostrigata strain 15112-1811.04 chromosome 3, ASM2355843v2, whole genome shotgun sequence genomic region:
- the LOC133844323 gene encoding deoxynucleoside triphosphate triphosphohydrolase SAMHD1 homolog → MLSNLICERNAAGKDSELLTFTIQQQQLQLREKQRISNVTATHNMLIEDEVHGVIELPSFIEELVNHKLFQRLKSIKQLGLLSLAERPNADHTRYEHCIGTYKSAQVQLNALRRNSNYELDLPVWCRHAVEIAALLHDIGHGPFSHNWESVCGGSFDHEHNGLMCVDEMFKAVKSKELLTLRNDNNGRGLQLIKALIVGESERLSFPMMGHGYIFDIVHNSRCGLDVDKWDYLRRDNLRLQILTAEQMQFDEIFQNARISSDGQRIEYRYEDYHLIYKLFEARWGLHVAAYRLPKSLAFDVLLKKIVHRNQKKLLEVRGGSSGWDSFHDDEVLQQIASDPQSSYLSAPERWHKMQNCDHQSDDCICIISEKPGPGVDMKPDEFYALYGDKTKKRSIIRQMTSTPIRACYKLQ, encoded by the exons atgttaagCAATTTAATATGTGAGAGAAATGCCGCGGGAAAAGATTCCGAGTTGTTGACGTTTACaattcaacagcaacagcttcaacTACGTGAAAAACAACGCATCAGTAATGTGACAGCAACTCACAAT ATGCTTATCGAAGATGAAGTTCACGGAGTCATCGAGCTGCCTAGTTTCATTGAAGAGTTAGTGAATCATAAGCTCTTCCAGCGCCTGAAGTCCATAAAGCAGTTGGGTTTGCTGAGCTTAGCCGAAAGACCGAACGCCGATCATACGCGATATGAGCATTGCATTGG CACTTACAAGAGCGCTCAAGTTCAACTTAATGCTTTGAGACGCAATTCTAATTACGAACTGGATTTACCAGTGTGGTGTCGTCATGCGGTTGAGATTGCAGCGCTCCTTCACGATATAGGACATGGTCCATTTTCTCATAACTGGGAATCAGTTTGCGGCGGCAGTTTCGAT CATGAACACAATGGATTAATGTGTGTGGATGAAATGTTCAAGGCAGTAAAAAGCAAGGAATTGCTTACCTTGCGTAACGATAATAATGGACGCGGATTACAGTTGATTAAGGCGCTAATAGTGGGCGAAAGTGAGAGGCTTAGTTTTCCAATGATGGGTCATGGCTATATTTTTGACATTGTGCACAACAGTCGCTGTGGTCTCGACGTTGACAAATGGGATTATCTGCGACGTGACAATCTCCGACTACAAATTCTTACCGCGGAACAAATGCAGTTCGATGAGATATTTCAGAATGCTCGCATTTCATCAGATGGTCAGCGCATTGAGTATCGCTATGAGGACTACCATCTTATATATAAGCTGTTTGAGGCTCGCTGGGGTCTACATGTGGCTGCCTATAGGTTGCCCAAGAGTCTGGCTTTTGACGTCCTTCTGAAGAAGATTGTTCACCGAAATCAGAAGAAGCTGTTGGAGGTCAGGGGTGGCAGCAGTGGATGGGATAGTTTCCATGATGACGAAGTCTTGCAGCAGATAGCCAGTGATCCTCAATCTAGTTATCTAAGTGCACCAGAGCGTtggcataaaatgcaaaactgcGACCATCAAAGTGATGATTGTATATGCATAATAAGTGAAAAACCTGGACCTGGTGTTGACATGAAACCCGATGAGTTCTATGCATTATACGGCGACAAAAC cAAGAAGCGCAGCATCATTCGGCAAATGACGTCCACTCCTATTAGAGCTTGTTACAAATTGCAGTAG
- the LOC133844330 gene encoding heparan sulfate 2-O-sulfotransferase pipe-like, translated as MLCRPFDSPLAVQIAKRRVEEEYAVVGTWEETNITLTVLEHYIPRYFARATTIYPIFAEKLKNRNRNNRKPIVDEDVKAMVRRNFTNEYEFYNFCKQRLYKQYIAIKRSQLEQVYLS; from the exons ATGCTTTGTAGACCATTCGACTCCCCTTTGGCCGTACAAATAGCTAAGCGTAGGGTGGAAGAGGAATACGCAGTTGTGGGAACTTGGGAAGAAACGAATATTACCTTGACGGTGTTGGAACATTATATACCGCGTTATTTCGCACGTGCGACAACGATCTATCCAA TTTTTGCGGAAAAACTTAAGAATCGGAATCGCAACAATCGCAAACCAATAGTCGATGAAGATGTCAAAGCGATGGTGCGAAGGAATTTCACAAATGAATACgagttttataatttctgcAAACAGCGTctatataaacaatatattgCCATCAAGCGATCGCAATTGGAGCAAGTGTATTTATCGTAA
- the LOC133844329 gene encoding heparan sulfate 2-O-sulfotransferase pipe-like, whose protein sequence is MMKTCSPFNSPAAIQMAKEHVERDYAVVGSWEDTNITLSVFERYIPRFFRGAKLMYEMHNNKITNRNKNKRKPFIEPEVKEMIRKNFTHEYEFYHFCKQRLYKQYLALNLHELDKHGLLK, encoded by the exons ATGATGAAAACTTGCAGTCCTTTCAATTCACCAGCTGCCATACAAATGGCCAAGGAGCATGTGGAACGGGATTATGCTGTAGTTGGCAGCTGGGAAGACACAAACATCACGTTAAGCGTCTTTGAGCGCTATATTCCACGTTTCTTCCGCGGTGCTAAACTTATGTATGAGA TGCACAATAACAAGATCACGAATCGGAACAAGAACAAACGCAAACCCTTCATTGAGCCTGAGGTCAAGGAGATGATTAGGAAAAACTTTACCCATGAGTATGAGTTTTACCACTTCTGCAAGCAGCGTCTGTACAAACAGTATTTGGCCCTCAATCTGCATGAGCTGGACAAGCATGGATTGTTAAAGTAG
- the LOC133844331 gene encoding heparan sulfate 2-O-sulfotransferase pipe-like yields MYYSGLHMEKSNDNPMKPHIRQEIIDMVRRNFTREIEFYQFCRQRLHKQYLALKLNDLMRMDDSLVNLKQANELAIRD; encoded by the exons ATGTATTACT CTGGTCTCCATATGGAAAAATCGAATGATAATCCCATGAAACCGCACATTAGGCAGGAGATCATTGACATGGTGCGTCGTAATTTTACGCGCGAAATCGAATTCTATCAATTTTGTCGACAGCGGCTGCATAAACAGTATCTGGCATTAAAACTGAACGATCTTATGCGCATGGATGATAGTTTAGTCAATTTAAAGCAAGCCAATGAACTTGCCATTAGAGATTAG
- the LOC133844327 gene encoding heparan sulfate 2-O-sulfotransferase pipe-like codes for MPLTIVVSCRNLNSEFATQIAKEHVEREYAVVGSWEDTNITLAVLEAYIPRFFAKATELYYSKQDKFMKNATPHDKHLDEDVETYLKQHFAYEIELYNFCKQRLYKQYIAIRKTEFEQESVANNQT; via the exons ATGCCTCTAACTATCGTTGTATCCTGCAGGAATTTGAATTCAGAGTTTGCCACACAGATAGCCAAGGAGCATGTGGAAAGGGAATATGCCGTCGTTGGCAGCTGGGAAGATACGAATATTACGTTGGCCGTGCTTGAAGCATATATACCACGATTCTTTGCCAAGGCCACAGAACTCTACTACT CTAAGCAGGACAAGTTTATGAAGAATGCAACGCCGCATGATAAGCATCTGGACGAGGATGTGGAGACGTATTTGAAGCAACATTTTGCctatgaaattgaattgtacAACTTTTGTAAGCAGCGCCTCTATAAGCAGTATATAGCCATCAGAAAGACTGAATTCGAACAAGAATCTGTAGCCAATAATCAGACCTAA
- the LOC133844328 gene encoding heparan sulfate 2-O-sulfotransferase pipe-like — protein MQKAKHTVESEYAVVGTWEDTNITLTVLEHYIPRYFANAKVAYYLGKEGLSKINRNNVTRTVSEETRQILRKNLTNEIEFYEFCKQRLYLQYAALGNGKRFGDDDYLLVPEQHGGNQIDDEY, from the exons ATGCAGAAGGCCAAGCACACTGTGGAATCGGAGTACGCTGTGGTGGGCACCTGGGAAGACACGAATATCACTCTAACAGTACTCGAACACTATATACCTCGTTATTTCGCCAATGCCAAGGTGGCATATTATC TGGGCAAGGAAGGTCTCTCGAAAATCAATCGCAATAATGTCACTCGCACTGTCAGCGAGGAGACGCGTCAGATTCTTCGCAAGAATCTAACAAACGAGATCGAGTTCTATGAATTCTGCAAGCAACGGTTATATCTCCAATATGCCGCTCTTGGCAATGGCAAACGCTTTGGCGACGACGATTATCTTCTGGTGCCGGAGCAGCACGGTGGAAACCAAATCGATGACGAGTATTAG